The Dehalococcoidales bacterium sequence TATAGCGATGGTGCCCATCCGCGATGTAGAGCGGTTGTCCCGCCAGGCACTTGGATATAGTGCGGATGGTGCCAGGTTCAGTGATGGCCCAGACCTCGTGGCGCTCCCCGTCAAGTGTACCTGTACGCATCATCGGGGGACGGATTGCCTCACCCGCCAGCAATAAGGATGCCTCCTGCCCCGGGTCTTCGTACATTGCCAGGACCGGACTTGTATTGGCTTGGAGTGTCCACAGCAGGTCCAGTCGGTCGCGCCGGGGTCCGGCCAGGGTACCTTCGTGAGGGCGGACAACCATAGTATCCCACTCTTCCAGCCGGACGAGGACAATCAGCCCGCGACGATGGTACTCCCTCTCGCGGTACTGGAAGTAGTGGTCGTGAAGGTAGAGGGAGGGCGTCCCGTCTACCTCGAGGATGCCCTGCCGGAGCCAATCCTCGAGGACCACCGCGGAACGGGTGTACCGATTATCACCGATATCGTCCTGGGGTAGCTCCCGACCGTATTCAATCCTGATGAAGTTATGCTCGTTCCGGGTATAGAGTTCCTGTTGGAACTGCGGGGAAATGACATCGTAGGGTGGACAGATAACCCTGGAAAGGTCGCTGACTACCGACTGGTTGTAATGCAGACCGTGGAAAGGGCGAATCTCAGCCACTCTTTCTCCTACCAGCCCTTCATACCGGGATTCGTCTCAGGAATAGTTTACTGTATGCACACAGGCGGCGCAAGTGTAGAGCAGGACTTGTCCGTCCCGGGATTCTGCGCCACTGAAGACAGTGGCGTTTCGTCAAACTCCCTGCAATTATCATGGGGTCACACAAAGAAAGAGACTGTGCCACCGTTTGAAAGCGCCTTAGACCGCGACGCGATGAACAGTCTAGCTTGGTGTACCCGGTTCTAACGGCTCCGGGCTACCGACAGATAGTCTGACTATGAACTCTGTTCCGGCACCAGGGGTACTACTCGCCTCTATCGTCCCGCCATGAGCCACGACTATCTCTTTGGCAATTGCGAGTCCGAGGCCGACACCGGTTCTTATGCCACCAGCCTGGTAAAAACGGTCAAATACGAAAGGCACTTGCTCAGGGGGTATTCCGGGCCCGTCGTCGATTACGTGTATCTCAATCGAATCAGTCCCGCAGCGGCGACCATTGACAATCACCTCGCCCTTTGCCGGGCTGTTCTTAATGGCGTTGTCCAGCAGGTTATTGAAGACCTGCTCCAATCGGTCAGTATCACCAAATACGGTCATGTGCGGCTCGATTCTTGTCTTCACAAGCACGCTCTGTTCCTCGGCCTGCACACTCATAATTTCCTGGCATTGCTCGAGAAGCTCGTTAACATCAACGTATTCCCTGGCTATTCTCAGTTGACCGGACTGTATTCGGGCAAGTTCCAGTAGCTCATCTACCTGCCGCCGCATTCGCTTGGACTCATCGTTAATGATGGTGGCAGCTTTCAGTCTGGTAGCTTCGTCGTCAGCCGTGCCATCAAGCATTGCCTCAGCGAAGCCCTGGATTGAGGTAAGCGGGCTTCTCAGTTGGTGTGAGACATCAGCCACGAAGTGGCGCAGCCGCTGCTGCGACTGTTTCACCTGCTCCACCATCTGGTTGAAGCTGACAGCAAGTCTTCTGACCTCCCTCGGACCCGCTGCGGGTACTTCCTGGTCATACTGACCCTGAGCTATCTTCTCAACAGCTTCTGTGACGCGTTGGATAGGGCGATAGACAGAGCGTGCCAGCAGGATAGCGATTACGAGTGAAACAACAAGTGCAATGAGACCGGCTAACAGGAAAGGACGAAACAGGACAGTCCAGACAGCCAGTGCACCGCCACGCGGCACTGCGATAATCAGAGTGTCCACCGTCGCTGCTGTCTGGTCCGGTCTAGTCAGGGGATATGCAGAGTAGAGAAAGATCTGCCCTCCGGAAGCGACAAATCTCCCCTGTTCAGATCGTGAAATGCGGCTGGGCAGTTCCTCCCGCGGTACGTCAATAGGCTGCTGACCAGAAGACGCTCCCGGAGTTACCTGGCTGATGATGTCACCCCTGCGATTGCCGAAGAGAATGTGGATATCGTTCTTCTCTGCCTGCTCCTGCATATTTGACCACAGTTCGCTGGTAGTGACTTCTCCCTTAATCAGGGATATGACCTGTACGTAGACCGGACGCGCCACATCCTCAAGACTCTCCATGGCCAGACTGTCGCGGTATCCCTGAAGTAGCACCGTTACGGATACGGCGACCATGCACAGACACAGGACCACAATCAGAACATATGAGACAAACAGGCGTGTCCGCAGGCTCATCCATCCTCCTCCGTTACCGTCATTTTGTATCCTGTTCCCCGAAGCGTCTCTATACTGACACGTGAGCCGGCCATTCTCTCGCGAAGGTGATTCACATGCACATCGACGGTACGGGTCTCGCCGTAGTAGTCATATCCCCAGACCATATCCAGCAGCTTCTCACGACTAAAAACGATTCCGGGGTTCTGAGCGAAGGCTACGAGCAGGGCAAACTCCTTTGTCCTGAGTTTCACAGGTTGTCCGGCAACAGCTACTTCGTGACGGGAGAGGTCTATGTGTAAATCGCCGATGTCAATAGTCTCGGTGGGCTTCAGTCCGGCCTGATACCGGCGGAGAATAGCCTTTACCCTCGCCACCAGTTCTCTGGGGTTGAATGGTTTGGTGAAATAGTCGTCAGCACCCAGTTCGAGGCCAACTATCTTATCAACATCGTCCTTCCGTGCCGTGAGCATCAGGATAGGAATGTCGCTTTTAGCCCGTAGCTGGCGACAAACCTCAAACCCGTCGATATCCGGCAACATCAGATCGAGAACAATGAGGTCAGGGTGACCGGTGCTCTGTTTCGAGAGGGCATCCTGACCGGTAGATACGCCTTCCACCTGGTACCCCTCACGCTCAAGGTAAAGCCTGGCCAGCTCGATTATGTTTGGCTCGTCATCAACCACCAGTATCTTTGGCATGAGCGGTATCCTCAATCTGAGCGGTGTCGAGTGAACCCATTATACTGCAGGACTGGTACTCTGCCCACATTAACGTAGTCACATTCGTAGACCATCTGGCCCATTTTTTTCGTTGACGAAGGCCCGGGCCAGCTTTGTTTCGACTGACCCGGACCTTTGCATAAGGTGTATTGCTTTACTACGTTTCCAGCATAGTGCAATACCCTGGTTATTGTGTTACGCCGCCATTGTCCGTCGTTGCGGACTCAATGTTGGTCTGGTCTACCTGGGACGTGTCCCTGATGTTGATGGCAGCGCTACCGGGGAAGTACGCTTGCTTGACCGCCACCAGCAGGTAGATGCCTGCCTGGTCAAACTTATGGCTCAACCTGCCGTTTCCATCCGTCCAACCGAGCAATGTACCATGGAACTCTACCAGTGCCCCGTAGTCCTTAGCACTGGCCGTAACACCGGTGTCTTGCCTG is a genomic window containing:
- a CDS encoding HAMP domain-containing sensor histidine kinase — translated: MSLRTRLFVSYVLIVVLCLCMVAVSVTVLLQGYRDSLAMESLEDVARPVYVQVISLIKGEVTTSELWSNMQEQAEKNDIHILFGNRRGDIISQVTPGASSGQQPIDVPREELPSRISRSEQGRFVASGGQIFLYSAYPLTRPDQTAATVDTLIIAVPRGGALAVWTVLFRPFLLAGLIALVVSLVIAILLARSVYRPIQRVTEAVEKIAQGQYDQEVPAAGPREVRRLAVSFNQMVEQVKQSQQRLRHFVADVSHQLRSPLTSIQGFAEAMLDGTADDEATRLKAATIINDESKRMRRQVDELLELARIQSGQLRIAREYVDVNELLEQCQEIMSVQAEEQSVLVKTRIEPHMTVFGDTDRLEQVFNNLLDNAIKNSPAKGEVIVNGRRCGTDSIEIHVIDDGPGIPPEQVPFVFDRFYQAGGIRTGVGLGLAIAKEIVVAHGGTIEASSTPGAGTEFIVRLSVGSPEPLEPGTPS
- a CDS encoding response regulator transcription factor: MPKILVVDDEPNIIELARLYLEREGYQVEGVSTGQDALSKQSTGHPDLIVLDLMLPDIDGFEVCRQLRAKSDIPILMLTARKDDVDKIVGLELGADDYFTKPFNPRELVARVKAILRRYQAGLKPTETIDIGDLHIDLSRHEVAVAGQPVKLRTKEFALLVAFAQNPGIVFSREKLLDMVWGYDYYGETRTVDVHVNHLRERMAGSRVSIETLRGTGYKMTVTEEDG